A part of Oncorhynchus kisutch isolate 150728-3 linkage group LG2, Okis_V2, whole genome shotgun sequence genomic DNA contains:
- the LOC109868873 gene encoding A-kinase anchor protein 17A, with the protein MMTTIVHDTTEAVCLCQEYNLFLKPIAKMTVSVALPQLKLPGKSISNWEVMERLKAMVAPEQFSALRISKSTMDFIRFEGEVENRGVVKILLAKLDGKSIKLSGFTDILKVRAVENKMDFPTRYDWDSFFRDAKDMNDTVPGERPDTIHLEGLPCRWFILPDGPPDRPSETALQAVFRGFGPVRHVDIPMLDPYREETLDKNFNTFTFGGHLNFEAYVQYQDYDGFAKAMDTLRGMKLMYKGEDGKAVACNIKVTFDTSKHLSDVALKRRQQERLRIQELERQREEQKHREKEEEERKEEERKHKEVEEEEKVQRKVERIRKREQKLREREEKRNIKKVKRRQEVEQKKLQLKIATEERRLLLAQRNLESIRLMAELLGRAKALKQQQQEKERVEREEQEKEELARQKEELARQKQLEACRREQEAELRRVELEKGRALDLQRRERELRERLVSNLLKKAGGKGENQTSTTQPSALTMPRGESSDLGKTARALGVNGVRPRGEESPRATVRSHVTEKQIGEREERRGEWEERRGGREDREGGMEERRGYGLRSREVRERSRSHSRGRRWYSRRRSGSRKRRSSSRKRSDSQRRRRSDSRRRRSGSSKKKRSYSRGRSGSCIHRRRSHHGRGCSSRSTSRDWSRSSSSHSRGRRTHRHRDSRHRSSSSSSRSRERSSEKDRSREKERSGDRSSDRDRDCRKHSSSYSRRH; encoded by the exons ATGATGACCACCATCGTCCATGACaccactgaggcggtgtgtctgTGTCAGGAGTACAACCTGTTCTTGAAACCCATCGCCAAGATGACG GTGAGTGTGGCACTGCCCCAGCTGAAGCTGCCTGGGAAGAGCATCTCTAACtgggaggtgatggagaggttgAAGGCCATGGTAGCTCCTGAACAGTTCTCTGCCCTCAG GATCTCTAAGAGCACCATGGACTTCATCCGTTTTGAGGGCGAAGTGGAGAACAGAGGGGTGGTGAAGATCCTGCTGGCCAAACTGGATGGGAAGAGCATCAAACTCAGCGGCTTCACTGACATACTCAAG GTGCGTGCGGTAGAGAATAAGATGGACTTCCCGACACGTTATGATTGGGACTCGTTCTTCCGTGACGCCAAGGACATGAACGATACTGTTCCAGGAGAGAGGCCAGACACCATCCACCTGGAGGGCCTGCCCTGTCGCTGGTTTATCCTGCCTGACGGACCCCCCGACCGGCCCTCCGAGACCGCCCTGCAGGCGGTCTTCCGG GGTTTTGGTCCGGTGCGTCACGTGGACATCCCCATGCTGGACCCGTACAGAGAGGAGACTCTTGATAAGAACTTCAACACCTTCACCTTCGGCGGCCATCTTAACTTTGAGGCGTACGTCCAGTACCAGGATTACGATGGCTTCGCCAAGGCCATGGACACACTGAGAGGCATGAAGCTCATGTACAAAGGAGAGGACGGCAAGGCTGTGGCGTGCAACATCAAG GTGACCTTTGACACCAGTAAGCACCTGAGTGACGTGGCTCTGAAGAGACGCCAGCAGGAACGACTGAGAATACAGGagctggagagacagagggaggagcagaaacacagagagaaggaggaggaggaacgcaaggaggaggagag GAAACacaaagaggtggaggaggaggaaaaggtgcaGAGGAAAGTGGAGAGGATACGGAAACGAGAGCagaagctgagagagagggaagagaagaggaacaTAAAGAAGGTGAAGAGGAGGCAGGAGGTGGAGCAGAAGAAGTTGCAGTTGAAGATCGCGACGGAGGAGAGAAGGCTGTTGTTGGCTCAGCGGAACCTGGAGTCTATACGCCTTATGGCTGAACTACTGGGCAGGGCCAAG gCTCtgaaacagcagcagcaggagaaagagagagtggaaagagaggaGCAAGAGAAGGAGGAGTTAGCCCGGCAAAAGGAGGAGTTAGCCCGGCAGAAGCAGCTCGAGGCCTGCAGGCGGGAGCAGGAGGCGGAGCTGAGACGTGTGGAGTTAGAGAAGGGGCGTGCCTTGGATCTgcagcgcagagagagagagctgagggagaGACTGGTTAGTAACCTGCTGAAGAAggctggaggaaagggagagaaccAGACCTCCACCACCCAGCCCTCTGCCCTGACCATGCCCAGGGGAGAGAGCTCCGACCTGGGGAAGACGGCCAGGGCCCTGGGGGTGAACGGGGTTAGaccaaggggagaggagagccccAGAGCTACCGTACGATCACACGTCACTGAGAAacagataggagagagggaggaaaggcgaggagaatgggaggagaggcgagggggcagagaggacagggaaggaggcatggaggagagaagaggttaTGGGTTGAGAagcagagaggtgagggagaggagtcGGTCCCACAGCCGGGGCAGGAGGTGGTACAGCCGGAGACGCAGCGGTAGCAGGAAAAGAAGAAGCTctagtagaaagaggagtgatagtcagaggagaaggagaagtgaTAGCAGACGGAGGAGAAGTGGTAGTTCTAAGAAGAAGAGAAGCTATAGCAGGGGGAGGAGTGGTAGTTGTATCCACAGGAGACGCAGTCACCATGGACGGGGCTGCAGCAGCAGGAGCACGAGCCGTGATTGGAGCAGAAGCTCTAGTAGccacagcagagggaggaggacacaTAGACATAGAGACAGCAGGCACAGATCTAGTAGCAGCAGCTctaggagtagagagaggagcagtgagaaagacaggagcagggagaaggagaggagtggagacaggagCAGCGATAGAGACAGGGACTGCAGGAAGCATAGTAGTAGTTATTCCAGACGACACTAA
- the LOC109904633 gene encoding ankyrin repeat domain-containing protein SOWAHC, whose protein sequence is MATECTEQAVLEFLTERGGLVRHMDLIDHFESVWKSDASKKTLFNERLNRHVDSVAFIKLEDGVKFVCLKENSTSSVKRTDPGNDGESNGNGVCGRDRPLSESGERDGSSNVSRDGNGHSSDKCDSPEEDSNAPEALSWLDNGMESNDNLHHPCCLEEGKVSDVTSGVVTEVKLREVSDDTFSGGEVKLRDRRRRESAPALGTDSSVLAGQVQVRGSRRTSRGSQKALLTSALSEDGGWEGLDGDWNTPKSSRRNFIELMMSSSPQVRRSLINRGSRLRDSVRSDGDSTSLLSSADGDCVSVALDPLEHEWMLCASDGQWDSLYPLLILDPSLLTKRDFVTGFSCLHWAAKQGNEELLTQLLEHAKQNNVPVDVNVRSSAGYTPLHLAAMHGHTQVVHVLVDQWSVDPEARDYSGRRAGQYLPPGAPSTAVLEPGGGTSPVGGGESDTENADSGAQGRWRLPRVLQSNLNPLRLLNGSGEGAEVRGGGAGRSKAVQRKSSLSRINARLHRGRHKTQIIHSTSFRGTGEGVEEGERGETSPTSPLKGRPISNLFG, encoded by the exons ATGGCGACCGAATGCACAGAACAAGCCGTCTTGGAGTTCCTAacggagagaggagggttggtcAGACATATGGACCTGATTGATCATTTTGAATCCGTGTGGAAAAGTGATGCGTCAAAGAAAACACTGTTCAATGAAAGGTTGAACCGTCACGTTGACAGCGTTGCTTTCATAAAACTGGAGGATGGAGTGAAATTCGTGTGTTTGAAGGAAAACAGCACAAGCTCCGTGAAGCGCACAGACCCTGGCAACGATGGAGAGAGTAACGGCAACGGGGTGTGTGGTAGGGACCGCCCACTATCTGAATCTGGAGAACGGGATGGGAGTAGCAATGTCAGCCGAGATGGAAACGGACATTCTAGTGATAAATGTGATTCACCTGAAGAAGACTCAAATGCACCCGAAGCCCTATCTTGGCTTGATAATGGCATGGAATCAAACGATAATCTTCATCATCCATGCTGCCTAGAGGAAGGTAAAGTTAGTGATGTTACCTCAGGTGTAGTCACAGAGGTGAAGCTTAGAGAAGTTAGTGATGATACCTTCTCAGGTGGAGAGGTGAAGctaagagacaggaggaggagagagtcagcTCCAGCACTGGGGACAGACTCAAGTGTTTTGGCTGGACAGGTGCAGGTGAGGGGAAGTAGGAGGACCTCCCGGGGCTCCCAGAAGGCTCTGCTGACCAGCGCTCTGTCAGAGGACGGTGGATGGGAGGGACTGGATGGAGACTGGAACACCCCCAAGAGCAGCCGCAGGAACTTCATAGAGCTGATGATGAGCAGTTCCCCACAG GTACGTCGGTCTCTGATCAACCGCGGCTCTCGTCTCAGAGACTCTGTCAGGAGCGACGGTGACTCCACATCTCTCCTGTCGTCTGCAGACGGGGACTGTGTCTCAGTGGCCCTGGACCCCCTGGAGCACGAGTGGATGCTGTGTGCCTCGGACGGCCAGTGGGACAGTCTGTATCCGCTGCTAATCCTGGACCCCAGCCTGCTGACCAAGAGGGACTTTGTGACTGGCTTCTCCTGCCTCCACTGGGCTGCCAAGCAGGGCAACGAGGAGCTGTTGACACAGCTACTGGAGCATGCCAAGCAGAACAATGTCCCTGTGGATGTTAATGTACGCTCTAGTGCTGGGTACACTCCCCTTCACCTGGCTGctatgcatggacacacacag GTGGTGCATGTGCTGGTAGACCAGTGGTCTGTAGACCCAGAGGCCAGAGACTACAGCGGGAGGAGAGCTGGCCAGTACCTTCCCCCTGGAGCCCCCTCTACTGCAGTCCTGGAGCCAGGGGGTGGGACCAGCCCTGTAGGAGGAGGAGAATCAGACACGGAGAACGCAGACAGTGGGGCACAAGGGCGGTGGAGATTACCCAGAGTTCTCCAGTCCAACCTGAACCCACTGAGGCTGCTGAACGGATCAGGGGAGGGGGcggaggtgaggggagggggggcaggaAGGAGCAAGGCTGTTCAGAGGAAGTCATCTCTGAGTCGGATCAACGCACGGCTCCACCGGGGACGCCATAAGACCCAGATCATCCACAGCACCTCCTTCAGAGGGAcgggggagggagtggaggagggagaaaggggggagaccagcccaaccagcccccTCAAAGGCAGACCAATTTCCAATCTGTTTGGATAA